One window from the genome of Garra rufa chromosome 1, GarRuf1.0, whole genome shotgun sequence encodes:
- the smurf1 gene encoding E3 ubiquitin-protein ligase SMURF1 isoform X2, which produces MSNPGTRRNGSSIKIRLTVLCAKNLAKKDFFRLPDPFAKVVVDGSGQCHSTDTVKSTLDPKWNQHYDLYIGKTDSITISVWNHKKIHKKQGAGFLGCVRLLSNAISRLKDTGYQRLDLCKLNPSDSDAVRGQIVVSLQTRDRIGSGGPVVDCRGLVENEGPVFEDSGPGRPLSCFMEEPMPYTDPTGAAGGGNCRALESPNQEQRLQAQRIRNQDSRGHAHTPQNRPHGHQSPDLPEGYEQRTTVQGQVYFLHTQTGVSTWHDPRIPRDLNSVSCEELGPLPPGWEIRSTVSGRIYFVDHNNRTTQFTDPRLHHIMSQHSQVKESSQALPVQMEVGMEEGDGELPVRYERDLVQKLKVLRHELSLQQPQAGHCRIEVSREEIFEESYRQIMKMRPKDLKKRLMVKFRGEEGLDYGGVAREWLYLLCHEMLNPYYGLFQYSTDNIYTLQINPDSSINPDHLSYFHFVGRIMGLAVFHGHYINGGFTLPFYKQLLGKPIQLCDLETVDPELHKSLVWILENDITSVLDHTFCVEHNAFGKFLQHELKPNGKNIPVTEENKKEYVRLYVNWRFMRGIEAQFLALQKGFNELIPQHLLKPFDNKELELIIGGLGKIDLNDWKANTRLKHCVADSNIVKWFWQAVESFDEERRGRLLQFVTGSTRVPLQGFKALQGSAGPRLFTIHLIDANTDNLPKAHTCFNRIDIPPYESYEKLYEKLLTAVEETCGFAVE; this is translated from the exons GGTTGCCTGATCCTTTCGCCAAAGTGGTGGTGGATGGCTCGGGTCAATGCCACTCTACAGACACGGTCAAAAGCACATTGGACCCGAAGTGGAATCAGCATTACGACCT GTATATTGGGAAGACAGATTCCATCACCATTAGCGTATGGAACCATAAGAAGATCCATAAGAAGCAAGGTGCGGGTTTTTTAGGCTGTGTGCGGCtcctgtccaacgccatcagcaGACTAAAAGACACAGGCT ACCAGCGTTTAGACTTATGCAAGTTGAACCCATCTGACAGTGATGCTGTCCGTGGACAGATTGTTG tgAGTCTGCAGACCAGAGACAGAATTGGCAGTGGAGGACCTGTGGTCGACTGTAGAGGACTAGTAGAGAATGAAGG gCCAGTCTTTGAAGACTCGGGGCCTGGGCGGCCTCTCAGCTGCTTCATGGAGGAGCCCATGCCATACACAGATCCTACCGGAGCCGCTGGCGGAGGCAACTGCCGTGCACTTGAGTCACCCAATCAGGAGCAACGGCTCCAAGCACAACGCATCAGAAACCAAGATTCCCGAGGGCACGCGCACACCCCACAAAATAGACCACACGGTCACCAATCCCCTGACCTCCCTGAGGGCTACG AGCAAAGGACCACCGTGCAGGGCCAAGTCTATTTTCTGCACACACAGACTGGCGTGAGCACCTGGCACGATCCCAGAATACCCCG GGATTTGAACAGCGTGAGTTGTGAGGAGCTGGGCCCTCTGCCGCCCGGCTGGGAGATCAGGAGCACTGTGTCAGGAAGAATTTATTTTGTCGACCATAATAATAGAACCACGCAATTCACCGACCCCAGGTTACACCACATCATGAG CCAGCACTCTCAGGTGAAGGAGTCGAGCCAGGCTCTGCCCGTACAGATGGAGGTCGGTATGGAGGAGGGTGACGGGGAGCTACCGGTGCGCTACGAGAGAGATCTGGTCCAGAAACTTAAAGTTCTCCGCCATGAGCTCTCCCTGCAGCAGCCTCAagccggccactgccgcatagaAGTGTCCCGTGAGGAGATCTTTGAG GAGTCTTACAGACAGATCATGAAGATGAGACCCAAAGACCTGAAGAAGCGGCTAATGGTGAAGTTCAGAGGAGAGGAGGGGCTGGACTACGGTGGAGTTGCTAG GGAATGGTTATATCTCCTCTGCCATGAGATGCTGAATCCATACTACGGCCTGTTTCAGTACTCGACTGATAACATCTACACACTACAGATCAACCCAGACTCATCCATCAACCCT GACCACTTGTCTTACTTCCACTTTGTTGGGCGGATTATGGGTCTGGCTGTTTTCCACGGGCACTACATCAATGGAGGCTTCACCTTGCCCTTCTACAAGCAACTCCTAGGGAAGCCCATCCAGCTTTGTGACCTTGAGACTGTGGACCCAGAGCTGCACAAGAGCCTCGTCTGGATACT AGAGAATGACATCACATCTGTTTTGGACCACACCTTCTGCGTAGAACATAATGCTTTTGGCAAATTCCTCCAGCATGAGCTGAAACCAAATGGCAAGAACATCCCAGTCACAGAGGAGAACAAGAAAGAATATGTGAG GCTGTACGTCAACTGGAGATTCATGCGAGGCATTGAGGCCCAGTTCCTCGCCCTGCAGAAGGGCTTCAACGAACTCATACCACAGCATCTACTCAAGCCTTTCGACAACAAGGAACTTGAG CTGATCATTGGTGGTTTGGGAAAGATCGATCTCAATGACTGGAAGGCCAACACGCGGCTGAAACACTGTGTGGCTGACAGTAACATAGTGAAGTGGTTCTGGCAGGCGGTTGAATCGTTTGATGAGGAGAGGAGAGGCAGACTGCTACAATTCGTCACAGGCTCCACACGTGTCCCTCTACAAGGCTTCAAAGCACTGCAAG GTTCTGCAGGACCAAGACTCTTCACTATTCATTTAATTGATGCCAACACAGACAACCTGCCCAAAGCCCACACATG CTTCAACCGGATCGACATCCCGCCTTACGAGTCATACGAGAAGCTCTACGAGAAGCTCCTGACGGCCGTGGAGGAGACATGTGGCTTCGCAGTGGAGTGA
- the smurf1 gene encoding E3 ubiquitin-protein ligase SMURF1 isoform X1, translating to MSNPGTRRNGSSIKIRLTVLCAKNLAKKDFFRLPDPFAKVVVDGSGQCHSTDTVKSTLDPKWNQHYDLYIGKTDSITISVWNHKKIHKKQGAGFLGCVRLLSNAISRLKDTGYQRLDLCKLNPSDSDAVRGQIVVSLQTRDRIGSGGPVVDCRGLVENEGPVFEDSGPGRPLSCFMEEPMPYTDPTGAAGGGNCRALESPNQEQRLQAQRIRNQDSRGHAHTPQNRPHGHQSPDLPEGYEQRTTVQGQVYFLHTQTGVSTWHDPRIPRDLNSVSCEELGPLPPGWEIRSTVSGRIYFVDHNNRTTQFTDPRLHHIMSQHSQVKESSQALPVQMEVGMEEGDGELPVRYERDLVQKLKVLRHELSLQQPQAGHCRIEVSREEIFEESYRQIMKMRPKDLKKRLMVKFRGEEGLDYGGVAREWLYLLCHEMLNPYYGLFQYSTDNIYTLQINPDSSINPDHLSYFHFVGRIMGLAVFHGHYINGGFTLPFYKQLLGKPIQLCDLETVDPELHKSLVWILENDITSVLDHTFCVEHNAFGKFLQHELKPNGKNIPVTEENKKEYVRLYVNWRFMRGIEAQFLALQKGFNELIPQHLLKPFDNKELELIIGGLGKIDLNDWKANTRLKHCVADSNIVKWFWQAVESFDEERRGRLLQFVTGSTRVPLQGFKALQGSTGSAGPRLFTIHLIDANTDNLPKAHTCFNRIDIPPYESYEKLYEKLLTAVEETCGFAVE from the exons GGTTGCCTGATCCTTTCGCCAAAGTGGTGGTGGATGGCTCGGGTCAATGCCACTCTACAGACACGGTCAAAAGCACATTGGACCCGAAGTGGAATCAGCATTACGACCT GTATATTGGGAAGACAGATTCCATCACCATTAGCGTATGGAACCATAAGAAGATCCATAAGAAGCAAGGTGCGGGTTTTTTAGGCTGTGTGCGGCtcctgtccaacgccatcagcaGACTAAAAGACACAGGCT ACCAGCGTTTAGACTTATGCAAGTTGAACCCATCTGACAGTGATGCTGTCCGTGGACAGATTGTTG tgAGTCTGCAGACCAGAGACAGAATTGGCAGTGGAGGACCTGTGGTCGACTGTAGAGGACTAGTAGAGAATGAAGG gCCAGTCTTTGAAGACTCGGGGCCTGGGCGGCCTCTCAGCTGCTTCATGGAGGAGCCCATGCCATACACAGATCCTACCGGAGCCGCTGGCGGAGGCAACTGCCGTGCACTTGAGTCACCCAATCAGGAGCAACGGCTCCAAGCACAACGCATCAGAAACCAAGATTCCCGAGGGCACGCGCACACCCCACAAAATAGACCACACGGTCACCAATCCCCTGACCTCCCTGAGGGCTACG AGCAAAGGACCACCGTGCAGGGCCAAGTCTATTTTCTGCACACACAGACTGGCGTGAGCACCTGGCACGATCCCAGAATACCCCG GGATTTGAACAGCGTGAGTTGTGAGGAGCTGGGCCCTCTGCCGCCCGGCTGGGAGATCAGGAGCACTGTGTCAGGAAGAATTTATTTTGTCGACCATAATAATAGAACCACGCAATTCACCGACCCCAGGTTACACCACATCATGAG CCAGCACTCTCAGGTGAAGGAGTCGAGCCAGGCTCTGCCCGTACAGATGGAGGTCGGTATGGAGGAGGGTGACGGGGAGCTACCGGTGCGCTACGAGAGAGATCTGGTCCAGAAACTTAAAGTTCTCCGCCATGAGCTCTCCCTGCAGCAGCCTCAagccggccactgccgcatagaAGTGTCCCGTGAGGAGATCTTTGAG GAGTCTTACAGACAGATCATGAAGATGAGACCCAAAGACCTGAAGAAGCGGCTAATGGTGAAGTTCAGAGGAGAGGAGGGGCTGGACTACGGTGGAGTTGCTAG GGAATGGTTATATCTCCTCTGCCATGAGATGCTGAATCCATACTACGGCCTGTTTCAGTACTCGACTGATAACATCTACACACTACAGATCAACCCAGACTCATCCATCAACCCT GACCACTTGTCTTACTTCCACTTTGTTGGGCGGATTATGGGTCTGGCTGTTTTCCACGGGCACTACATCAATGGAGGCTTCACCTTGCCCTTCTACAAGCAACTCCTAGGGAAGCCCATCCAGCTTTGTGACCTTGAGACTGTGGACCCAGAGCTGCACAAGAGCCTCGTCTGGATACT AGAGAATGACATCACATCTGTTTTGGACCACACCTTCTGCGTAGAACATAATGCTTTTGGCAAATTCCTCCAGCATGAGCTGAAACCAAATGGCAAGAACATCCCAGTCACAGAGGAGAACAAGAAAGAATATGTGAG GCTGTACGTCAACTGGAGATTCATGCGAGGCATTGAGGCCCAGTTCCTCGCCCTGCAGAAGGGCTTCAACGAACTCATACCACAGCATCTACTCAAGCCTTTCGACAACAAGGAACTTGAG CTGATCATTGGTGGTTTGGGAAAGATCGATCTCAATGACTGGAAGGCCAACACGCGGCTGAAACACTGTGTGGCTGACAGTAACATAGTGAAGTGGTTCTGGCAGGCGGTTGAATCGTTTGATGAGGAGAGGAGAGGCAGACTGCTACAATTCGTCACAGGCTCCACACGTGTCCCTCTACAAGGCTTCAAAGCACTGCAAG GTTCTACAGGTTCTGCAGGACCAAGACTCTTCACTATTCATTTAATTGATGCCAACACAGACAACCTGCCCAAAGCCCACACATG CTTCAACCGGATCGACATCCCGCCTTACGAGTCATACGAGAAGCTCTACGAGAAGCTCCTGACGGCCGTGGAGGAGACATGTGGCTTCGCAGTGGAGTGA
- the smurf1 gene encoding E3 ubiquitin-protein ligase SMURF1 isoform X3, which translates to MSNPGTRRNGSSIKIRLTVLCAKNLAKKDFFRLPDPFAKVVVDGSGQCHSTDTVKSTLDPKWNQHYDLYIGKTDSITISVWNHKKIHKKQGAGFLGCVRLLSNAISRLKDTGYQRLDLCKLNPSDSDAVRGQIVVSLQTRDRIGSGGPVVDCRGLVENEGPVFEDSGPGRPLSCFMEEPMPYTDPTGAAGGGNCRALESPNQEQRLQAQRIRNQDSRGHAHTPQNRPHGHQSPDLPEGYEQRTTVQGQVYFLHTQTGVSTWHDPRIPRQHSQVKESSQALPVQMEVGMEEGDGELPVRYERDLVQKLKVLRHELSLQQPQAGHCRIEVSREEIFEESYRQIMKMRPKDLKKRLMVKFRGEEGLDYGGVAREWLYLLCHEMLNPYYGLFQYSTDNIYTLQINPDSSINPDHLSYFHFVGRIMGLAVFHGHYINGGFTLPFYKQLLGKPIQLCDLETVDPELHKSLVWILENDITSVLDHTFCVEHNAFGKFLQHELKPNGKNIPVTEENKKEYVRLYVNWRFMRGIEAQFLALQKGFNELIPQHLLKPFDNKELELIIGGLGKIDLNDWKANTRLKHCVADSNIVKWFWQAVESFDEERRGRLLQFVTGSTRVPLQGFKALQGSTGSAGPRLFTIHLIDANTDNLPKAHTCFNRIDIPPYESYEKLYEKLLTAVEETCGFAVE; encoded by the exons GGTTGCCTGATCCTTTCGCCAAAGTGGTGGTGGATGGCTCGGGTCAATGCCACTCTACAGACACGGTCAAAAGCACATTGGACCCGAAGTGGAATCAGCATTACGACCT GTATATTGGGAAGACAGATTCCATCACCATTAGCGTATGGAACCATAAGAAGATCCATAAGAAGCAAGGTGCGGGTTTTTTAGGCTGTGTGCGGCtcctgtccaacgccatcagcaGACTAAAAGACACAGGCT ACCAGCGTTTAGACTTATGCAAGTTGAACCCATCTGACAGTGATGCTGTCCGTGGACAGATTGTTG tgAGTCTGCAGACCAGAGACAGAATTGGCAGTGGAGGACCTGTGGTCGACTGTAGAGGACTAGTAGAGAATGAAGG gCCAGTCTTTGAAGACTCGGGGCCTGGGCGGCCTCTCAGCTGCTTCATGGAGGAGCCCATGCCATACACAGATCCTACCGGAGCCGCTGGCGGAGGCAACTGCCGTGCACTTGAGTCACCCAATCAGGAGCAACGGCTCCAAGCACAACGCATCAGAAACCAAGATTCCCGAGGGCACGCGCACACCCCACAAAATAGACCACACGGTCACCAATCCCCTGACCTCCCTGAGGGCTACG AGCAAAGGACCACCGTGCAGGGCCAAGTCTATTTTCTGCACACACAGACTGGCGTGAGCACCTGGCACGATCCCAGAATACCCCG CCAGCACTCTCAGGTGAAGGAGTCGAGCCAGGCTCTGCCCGTACAGATGGAGGTCGGTATGGAGGAGGGTGACGGGGAGCTACCGGTGCGCTACGAGAGAGATCTGGTCCAGAAACTTAAAGTTCTCCGCCATGAGCTCTCCCTGCAGCAGCCTCAagccggccactgccgcatagaAGTGTCCCGTGAGGAGATCTTTGAG GAGTCTTACAGACAGATCATGAAGATGAGACCCAAAGACCTGAAGAAGCGGCTAATGGTGAAGTTCAGAGGAGAGGAGGGGCTGGACTACGGTGGAGTTGCTAG GGAATGGTTATATCTCCTCTGCCATGAGATGCTGAATCCATACTACGGCCTGTTTCAGTACTCGACTGATAACATCTACACACTACAGATCAACCCAGACTCATCCATCAACCCT GACCACTTGTCTTACTTCCACTTTGTTGGGCGGATTATGGGTCTGGCTGTTTTCCACGGGCACTACATCAATGGAGGCTTCACCTTGCCCTTCTACAAGCAACTCCTAGGGAAGCCCATCCAGCTTTGTGACCTTGAGACTGTGGACCCAGAGCTGCACAAGAGCCTCGTCTGGATACT AGAGAATGACATCACATCTGTTTTGGACCACACCTTCTGCGTAGAACATAATGCTTTTGGCAAATTCCTCCAGCATGAGCTGAAACCAAATGGCAAGAACATCCCAGTCACAGAGGAGAACAAGAAAGAATATGTGAG GCTGTACGTCAACTGGAGATTCATGCGAGGCATTGAGGCCCAGTTCCTCGCCCTGCAGAAGGGCTTCAACGAACTCATACCACAGCATCTACTCAAGCCTTTCGACAACAAGGAACTTGAG CTGATCATTGGTGGTTTGGGAAAGATCGATCTCAATGACTGGAAGGCCAACACGCGGCTGAAACACTGTGTGGCTGACAGTAACATAGTGAAGTGGTTCTGGCAGGCGGTTGAATCGTTTGATGAGGAGAGGAGAGGCAGACTGCTACAATTCGTCACAGGCTCCACACGTGTCCCTCTACAAGGCTTCAAAGCACTGCAAG GTTCTACAGGTTCTGCAGGACCAAGACTCTTCACTATTCATTTAATTGATGCCAACACAGACAACCTGCCCAAAGCCCACACATG CTTCAACCGGATCGACATCCCGCCTTACGAGTCATACGAGAAGCTCTACGAGAAGCTCCTGACGGCCGTGGAGGAGACATGTGGCTTCGCAGTGGAGTGA